In Methanomicrobium antiquum, one DNA window encodes the following:
- a CDS encoding DNA-directed RNA polymerase subunit D: MDIAFSRLEGEVAKFVISGANPAFANSLRRTMIGEVPKLAIEDVMIYDNSSALFDEMLAHRLGLIPLKTNLSEYKKKSECSCEGKGCSACEAIYTISIEGPCVVKTSDLLAQNPEASPVSPNIPIVSLEAGQKVVLEAHAEINTGLEHAKWQPTLACGYKSYPVIKIDERCDACGHCVDECPRDVLKLNKKSVEVIEGKLIDCSMCRLCEKACMASGIKNSAIKVEPDTTKFIFVVESDGSLPVKEIILIGLNNLKGKSDSLVDVLTNISGAI, from the coding sequence CTTGAGGGCGAAGTCGCAAAGTTTGTTATTTCCGGAGCTAATCCGGCATTTGCAAATTCACTGCGCAGAACAATGATTGGTGAAGTGCCAAAACTTGCAATCGAAGATGTAATGATCTATGACAACAGCAGTGCACTCTTCGATGAAATGCTGGCACATCGTCTTGGTCTGATTCCGCTCAAAACAAACCTTTCAGAATACAAAAAAAAGTCCGAATGCTCCTGTGAAGGCAAGGGGTGTTCTGCATGTGAAGCAATATATACAATCAGTATTGAAGGGCCATGTGTTGTTAAAACCAGTGATTTACTGGCACAAAACCCTGAAGCATCACCAGTAAGCCCGAATATTCCTATTGTTAGTCTGGAAGCAGGGCAGAAAGTGGTTCTTGAAGCACATGCCGAGATAAACACCGGCCTGGAACATGCCAAATGGCAACCCACACTTGCCTGCGGATACAAATCATATCCTGTCATCAAAATCGATGAGAGATGTGATGCCTGCGGACATTGTGTTGATGAATGCCCAAGAGATGTCCTTAAACTGAATAAAAAATCAGTTGAAGTCATTGAAGGAAAACTTATCGACTGTTCCATGTGCAGACTTTGTGAAAAGGCCTGCATGGCAAGCGGGATTAAAAACTCTGCAATAAAAGTAGAGCCTGACACTACAAAGTTTATATTTGTAGTTGAAAGTGACGGTTCACTTCCTGTAAAAGAAATAATTCTAATCGGGCTTAACAATCTGAAAGGCAAATCCGACAGTCTGGTGGATGTACTAACCAATATTTCCGGAGCGATCTAA
- a CDS encoding 50S ribosomal protein L18e — protein sequence MKRAAKTNPRYTALVSMLKEASRVNESGVWREIAKRLETPSKNFAEVNLSKISRYAREGETVIVPGKVLGSGILESGIAIAALNFSDSAASKIKDANGTCMTIEDLVKNNPEGKKVRILR from the coding sequence ATGAAGAGAGCTGCAAAGACAAATCCGCGCTATACTGCCCTGGTTTCGATGTTAAAAGAGGCATCAAGGGTAAATGAATCAGGCGTCTGGCGTGAGATTGCAAAAAGGCTGGAAACACCAAGCAAAAACTTCGCTGAAGTTAACCTGAGTAAAATCAGCAGGTACGCCCGCGAAGGCGAAACCGTGATTGTGCCGGGCAAAGTGCTTGGAAGTGGCATACTTGAATCAGGAATAGCAATTGCCGCACTGAATTTCAGTGACTCTGCCGCATCCAAAATAAAAGATGCCAACGGGACCTGTATGACAATAGAAGACCTCGTAAAAAACAACCCTGAGGGTAAAAAAGTAAGGATTCTGAGGTGA
- a CDS encoding 50S ribosomal protein L13: MVTVIDATDLRLGRLASIVAKRALMGEEIAIINAENAVVSGAKARVLGDYDRKRRRGSREGGPFFPRRPEHIIKRTVRGMLPYKRQRGAEALKLVKIYVGVPVQFAEAEVEIIESAHIDGLSTPKYVTIGAVSKSLGAKF; the protein is encoded by the coding sequence ATGGTTACAGTAATTGATGCAACAGATCTTCGTCTTGGAAGACTTGCAAGCATTGTTGCAAAACGCGCCCTTATGGGTGAAGAGATTGCAATCATAAATGCTGAAAATGCAGTTGTTTCAGGTGCAAAAGCACGCGTTCTTGGAGACTACGACAGAAAACGCAGGCGTGGTTCAAGAGAAGGCGGTCCGTTCTTCCCAAGAAGACCTGAACATATCATAAAACGCACAGTTCGCGGAATGCTTCCATACAAAAGGCAGCGTGGTGCAGAAGCGCTTAAACTTGTCAAAATTTATGTCGGCGTTCCTGTACAGTTTGCTGAAGCTGAAGTAGAAATTATCGAATCCGCTCATATAGACGGTCTTTCTACACCAAAATATGTAACAATTGGTGCAGTAAGCAAAAGCCTGGGAGCAAAGTTCTAA
- a CDS encoding 30S ribosomal protein S9, whose protein sequence is MSKVVNTSGKRKTAIARATLREGKGRVRINSVPLEIYGTELSRMKISEPLLLVPGVLDEIDATIDVYGGGYMGQAEAVRTALSRGIVEWHNDPKIKDIFLEYDRTLVVNDSRQKEAKKPHGRGARKKFQKSYR, encoded by the coding sequence ATGTCTAAAGTTGTTAATACAAGTGGTAAAAGAAAGACAGCTATTGCCCGTGCAACCTTAAGGGAAGGAAAAGGTCGTGTACGTATCAACTCAGTTCCTCTTGAAATATATGGAACCGAGCTCTCACGTATGAAGATTTCAGAACCCCTTTTACTTGTTCCCGGCGTTCTTGACGAAATCGATGCAACAATCGATGTCTACGGCGGCGGATACATGGGCCAGGCAGAAGCAGTAAGAACAGCACTTTCACGCGGCATTGTAGAATGGCATAATGACCCGAAAATCAAAGACATATTCCTTGAATATGACAGGACACTTGTTGTCAATGATTCACGTCAGAAAGAAGCCAAAAAACCACACGGCCGTGGTGCAAGAAAGAAATTCCAAAAGTCTTATCGTTAA
- a CDS encoding DNA-directed RNA polymerase subunit N, whose product MIPVRCFTCGKVISTEWEEFKKRRDAGENPGMILDDLGLERYCCRRMLLTHKEIIDDLNPYQ is encoded by the coding sequence ATGATACCAGTCCGGTGCTTCACCTGTGGAAAAGTAATCTCCACAGAATGGGAAGAGTTTAAGAAACGAAGAGATGCCGGAGAGAATCCGGGAATGATTCTCGATGATCTCGGACTTGAGCGCTATTGTTGCAGACGTATGCTGCTCACACATAAAGAGATCATTGATGATCTCAACCCTTATCAATAA
- a CDS encoding DNA-directed RNA polymerase subunit K, whose product MESYTRYERARIVGARSLQISMGAPVLVKTDKIDPLEIALAEYQKGIIPITVKRK is encoded by the coding sequence ATGGAATCATACACCCGCTATGAAAGAGCCAGAATTGTTGGAGCCCGCTCCCTTCAGATATCTATGGGAGCGCCCGTTTTGGTCAAAACAGACAAGATCGATCCTTTAGAGATCGCACTTGCAGAGTACCAAAAAGGTATCATACCTATTACTGTAAAAAGAAAGTAG
- the rpsB gene encoding 30S ribosomal protein S2, with translation MNANEIEIELKESLVPVEDYLAAGVHIGTQQKSQDMKKFIYRVRGDGLYILDIQQTDDRIKTAAEFLSKFDPAKILVVTSRQYGQYPARKFADSIGGMSKVGRFIPGMLTNQRISQYVEPEVVVVTDPIGDSQAINEAVQCGIPVVALCDTNNITQYIDIVIPTNNKGRKALSMIYYLLTREILKSRGVTTSLTPEDFEIDL, from the coding sequence TTGAACGCAAACGAAATAGAAATTGAACTTAAGGAATCACTAGTTCCTGTTGAGGATTACCTTGCAGCAGGTGTACACATTGGTACACAGCAGAAAAGCCAGGATATGAAAAAATTCATCTACCGCGTACGCGGAGACGGTCTTTATATTCTTGATATTCAGCAGACTGATGACCGTATCAAAACCGCTGCAGAATTCCTCTCTAAATTTGATCCTGCAAAGATACTTGTAGTCACCTCCCGTCAGTACGGTCAGTACCCTGCAAGGAAATTTGCAGATTCGATAGGTGGAATGTCAAAAGTAGGACGCTTCATTCCGGGAATGCTTACGAACCAGAGAATCTCTCAGTACGTTGAACCTGAAGTTGTTGTGGTAACTGATCCTATTGGAGATTCACAGGCAATCAATGAAGCAGTACAGTGCGGAATTCCTGTAGTTGCACTTTGTGATACAAACAACATCACACAGTATATCGATATTGTAATCCCGACAAACAACAAAGGAAGAAAAGCTCTTAGTATGATCTATTACCTCCTTACAAGGGAGATTTTAAAATCACGCGGAGTTACAACCTCACTTACTCCTGAAGATTTTGAGATAGACTTATAA
- the amrB gene encoding AmmeMemoRadiSam system protein B, which produces MVLRRATFAGMFYPDNPAHLKQILDKFFKTVSENSESANLGKTFGIVSPHAGIAYSGLSSAFAYSTVDLNFSGTFLVIGPSHSGYPDSSTTLSWETPLGVVENDISFSKALSEYIPTDDFVHNQRENSIEVQMPFIKYRFPNAKATAILMGNQSLKNAKRVSDAIYNTVSVTKSDVIVVASSDFSHYIPKSQAEKYDKYAIDALKDLNTDEFYRRIHDEGISACGYGPITAMVEYCRKKGAKKGRLLHYSTSGDITKDFSQVVGYAAISVE; this is translated from the coding sequence ATGGTATTACGAAGGGCTACTTTTGCCGGGATGTTTTATCCTGATAATCCTGCCCACTTAAAACAGATTCTTGACAAATTTTTTAAAACCGTATCTGAAAATTCAGAATCTGCAAATTTGGGCAAAACGTTTGGAATTGTATCTCCACATGCAGGTATTGCATATTCAGGTCTGTCTTCAGCTTTTGCATATTCAACAGTAGATTTGAACTTTTCAGGAACTTTTCTGGTAATAGGGCCAAGTCATTCAGGTTACCCTGACTCTTCAACAACACTTTCCTGGGAAACACCTTTGGGAGTTGTTGAAAATGACATCTCTTTTTCAAAAGCACTTTCAGAGTATATTCCAACAGATGATTTCGTTCATAATCAACGGGAAAACTCAATTGAAGTCCAGATGCCCTTTATAAAATACAGATTTCCAAACGCAAAAGCAACAGCGATTCTTATGGGTAATCAAAGCCTTAAAAATGCAAAAAGAGTGTCTGATGCAATATATAATACGGTTTCAGTTACAAAATCAGATGTAATAGTTGTTGCATCTTCCGACTTTTCGCATTATATTCCAAAAAGTCAGGCAGAAAAATATGATAAATATGCAATAGACGCATTAAAAGACCTCAATACGGATGAATTTTATCGCCGTATTCATGATGAGGGAATAAGCGCGTGCGGGTACGGTCCGATAACGGCAATGGTTGAATACTGCAGGAAGAAAGGAGCAAAAAAAGGAAGACTCCTTCATTATTCAACAAGCGGTGACATCACAAAAGACTTTTCGCAGGTGGTCGGTTATGCAGCAATATCAGTGGAGTAA
- the mvk gene encoding mevalonate kinase — MATWSAPGKVFLFGEHAVVFGKPGIAMAIKPRVYVTVRRSRNPARVNSPYIEGCFEETGVTGSVYIHSQLPSSSGLGSSAAVTVATLSAINDEFGLGLGRSDIASIAYKIEKKAQRGRASPTDTFVSTYGGLVLIKDGKRRRLPPENFNLVIGNTLVSHKTSELVAMVGEFRMSNPLVVDPILDAIEAVTLRSMHNFHDLKLLGRYMDVNHALLEALGVGHPALSKLVSASRAAGAYGAKMTGAGGGGCMIALCPKRSKSKVAGAIEAADGKAIITTIDTDGARKEDEYGRTDYLKTRR, encoded by the coding sequence ATGGCTACCTGGAGTGCACCTGGCAAAGTGTTTTTGTTTGGCGAGCATGCCGTGGTATTTGGAAAACCAGGCATTGCGATGGCCATTAAACCCAGAGTATATGTAACTGTAAGAAGATCCAGAAACCCTGCACGAGTTAATTCACCTTACATCGAAGGGTGTTTTGAGGAAACCGGAGTTACCGGAAGTGTTTATATTCATTCACAGCTTCCAAGCTCATCCGGTCTTGGATCATCAGCGGCAGTCACGGTTGCGACACTTTCAGCAATAAATGATGAATTTGGTCTCGGCCTTGGACGTTCTGATATAGCATCAATTGCCTATAAAATAGAAAAAAAAGCACAGAGGGGACGTGCAAGCCCGACAGATACATTTGTATCAACATATGGAGGGCTTGTTTTGATAAAAGACGGGAAAAGAAGAAGGCTTCCACCTGAAAATTTCAATCTTGTCATTGGAAACACGCTTGTCTCTCACAAAACATCAGAACTTGTTGCAATGGTTGGCGAATTCAGGATGAGCAATCCGCTTGTGGTCGATCCAATTCTGGATGCAATAGAAGCTGTAACTCTTCGTTCAATGCACAATTTTCATGACTTAAAACTTCTTGGAAGATATATGGATGTAAATCATGCCCTCCTTGAAGCACTTGGTGTTGGACATCCTGCACTTTCGAAGCTTGTTTCAGCTTCACGTGCCGCGGGTGCATATGGTGCAAAGATGACAGGTGCGGGGGGAGGCGGATGTATGATAGCCCTCTGCCCAAAACGCTCAAAAAGCAAAGTTGCAGGTGCAATTGAAGCCGCAGACGGCAAGGCAATAATCACAACAATAGATACAGACGGCGCGAGAAAAGAGGACGAATATGGCAGAACTGATTATCTTAAAACTAGGCGGTAG
- a CDS encoding isopentenyl phosphate kinase, which yields MAELIILKLGGSVITDKSGECRVDKERISSLAKEIASRKNIIPIIIHGAGSCGHPEAKEHHLDKGLDTTNKAGIFITHHAVRRLNDAVVNALRASGVESVGIHPLDACTAKNGRLISFECGPIKLLLKHGIVPVMHGDVVMDEEKGVCIVSGDQLVSYLAVNLHAERIGLATDVPGVLKDGNVIPAINKKTISNLEINESGNTDVTGGMRGKINELLMLAEMGIESNIFHVSRTDDFLDGRDHGGTIVTKKTTL from the coding sequence ATGGCAGAACTGATTATCTTAAAACTAGGCGGTAGCGTAATAACTGATAAATCCGGAGAATGCCGGGTTGATAAAGAGAGGATTTCCTCCCTTGCAAAAGAGATTGCATCCCGGAAAAACATAATTCCTATAATAATTCATGGAGCAGGATCATGCGGTCATCCTGAGGCCAAAGAACATCACCTTGATAAAGGGCTAGATACAACAAATAAAGCAGGTATATTTATCACTCATCATGCTGTCCGAAGACTCAATGATGCAGTGGTAAACGCGCTTCGTGCCAGTGGTGTGGAATCTGTAGGAATTCACCCGCTAGATGCATGTACTGCGAAAAACGGACGTCTAATATCATTTGAATGCGGACCCATAAAACTCCTGCTGAAACACGGCATTGTTCCTGTTATGCATGGGGATGTTGTGATGGATGAGGAGAAAGGTGTCTGCATTGTATCAGGAGATCAACTGGTAAGTTATCTGGCAGTAAATCTTCATGCAGAAAGAATAGGTCTTGCAACCGATGTGCCGGGTGTATTAAAGGATGGAAATGTAATTCCGGCAATAAACAAAAAGACCATTTCAAATCTTGAGATAAATGAATCAGGAAATACAGATGTTACCGGCGGAATGAGAGGAAAGATAAACGAACTCTTAATGCTTGCTGAAATGGGAATTGAATCAAATATATTTCATGTCTCAAGAACAGATGATTTCCTTGACGGGCGCGACCATGGCGGCACAATTGTCACCAAAAAAACCACTCTTTAA
- the fni gene encoding type 2 isopentenyl-diphosphate Delta-isomerase, which yields MKKSEFTSSRKREHLEICCENDIETGFAGFDDIRLVHNALPECKLESIDMSVRFLGHNLSSPVFIAAMTGGHPDTLQVNKNLALAAEHFNIGMGVGSQRAALENPQLSDSFTAVREAAPKAFLCGNLGAIQLVEKGPEWADKAVEMIDAQALCIHLNPLQEAIQPEGDHDSNGCLKAIDELSRTSKYPVIVKETGCGISRETAQKLWSAGVSAIDTGGLGGTSWAAVETLRAEDKNLINLGRNFSDWGIPTAVSLIEIAGFEKPVIATGGIRSGTDIAKAVALGANLCGMALPLLKPAMENSDSLNKAIDNIHRELAVSMYLTGSKNITSLSKSRTYITGITRQMAGF from the coding sequence ATAAAAAAATCAGAATTTACTTCTTCACGCAAAAGAGAGCATCTTGAGATTTGCTGTGAGAATGATATAGAAACCGGTTTTGCCGGATTTGATGATATAAGACTTGTACACAACGCACTTCCGGAATGTAAACTTGAATCAATTGACATGTCTGTCAGATTCTTAGGACACAATCTGTCTTCTCCCGTCTTCATAGCCGCAATGACAGGAGGTCATCCTGATACCTTGCAGGTGAACAAAAATTTGGCACTGGCCGCAGAGCACTTCAATATCGGAATGGGTGTTGGATCACAGCGGGCGGCACTTGAAAATCCACAACTTTCGGACAGTTTTACAGCTGTTCGTGAGGCGGCACCAAAAGCATTTTTGTGCGGCAATTTAGGTGCAATTCAGCTTGTAGAAAAAGGGCCGGAATGGGCAGACAAAGCAGTGGAAATGATTGACGCCCAGGCACTATGTATTCATTTAAATCCTTTACAGGAAGCAATACAGCCTGAAGGCGATCATGATTCAAATGGCTGTCTGAAAGCTATTGATGAACTTAGCAGGACCTCAAAATATCCTGTTATTGTAAAAGAGACCGGATGCGGAATCTCACGTGAAACTGCACAAAAATTATGGAGTGCAGGTGTAAGTGCAATTGATACAGGCGGACTTGGAGGAACATCCTGGGCCGCTGTTGAAACACTACGTGCAGAAGATAAAAATCTTATTAATCTGGGCAGGAATTTTTCAGACTGGGGAATTCCAACAGCAGTATCTTTAATAGAGATTGCCGGCTTTGAAAAGCCTGTTATCGCAACCGGTGGAATAAGAAGTGGAACAGATATAGCAAAAGCAGTGGCTCTTGGTGCAAATCTTTGTGGTATGGCTCTTCCGCTTTTAAAACCGGCAATGGAAAACTCCGACTCTCTGAATAAAGCAATAGATAATATTCATAGAGAACTTGCAGTATCCATGTATTTAACCGGTTCAAAAAATATCACCAGTCTTTCAAAGTCAAGGACGTATATTACAGGAATAACCCGGCAAATGGCCGGTTTTTAA
- a CDS encoding RNase J family beta-CASP ribonuclease, translating to MDVEIIAVGGYNEVGRNMTAVRYGKEIVIFDMGLRLDQIMIHEDAEVENMHSLDLIEMKAIPDDTIMNTVEGSVKAIVCTHGHLDHIGAIPKLAHRYNAPIIGTPYTAKLIEQQIEGEKKFGVSNKVFALNAGSKYRYEISKDLSLEFVNVQHSIIDTAMAVLHTPAGIIVYANDFKLDRTPVLGNPPDFARMRELGREGVLALIIESTNVRLPGRCPSERIAQKLVRDAMTSYEDDKSAIIVSTFSSHIARVKTIAECAHEIGRKPVLLGRSMEKYSSTAEQLKQVSFPETLSMFGNRKTVDRTIRRIMKEGKDKYVPIVTGHQGEPGAILTRLAAGNTPYRLDKGDKVMYSANIIPNPMNFGQRYHQETLLRMKGARIFEGLHVSGHAQREDHYEILNLLNPQHIIPSHGDVDMTGEYMKLAVECGYTLGNDVHILRNGMRLCVTK from the coding sequence ATGGATGTAGAGATAATTGCTGTAGGCGGTTATAACGAAGTCGGCAGAAATATGACTGCTGTCCGCTATGGCAAGGAAATTGTAATATTTGATATGGGTCTCAGGCTTGACCAGATAATGATCCATGAAGATGCCGAAGTAGAGAATATGCATTCTCTTGATCTTATCGAGATGAAGGCAATCCCTGATGATACAATAATGAACACTGTCGAAGGCAGTGTCAAGGCGATTGTATGTACACACGGACATCTGGATCACATTGGTGCAATACCAAAGCTTGCCCACAGATACAATGCACCAATTATTGGAACACCTTATACAGCAAAGTTAATTGAACAGCAGATTGAAGGTGAGAAAAAATTTGGAGTTTCCAATAAGGTTTTTGCCCTAAATGCAGGCTCAAAATACAGATATGAAATATCAAAGGACTTAAGTCTTGAATTTGTAAACGTTCAGCACTCAATCATAGATACTGCAATGGCAGTTCTTCACACTCCGGCAGGAATCATTGTTTATGCAAACGATTTTAAGCTTGACAGAACACCTGTTCTTGGAAACCCTCCGGATTTTGCACGTATGCGTGAACTTGGACGTGAAGGTGTTTTAGCACTTATCATTGAGAGTACAAACGTCAGGCTTCCGGGAAGATGTCCAAGTGAAAGAATTGCACAAAAACTTGTCCGCGATGCAATGACAAGTTATGAAGATGATAAAAGTGCAATAATAGTAAGCACGTTTTCATCACATATTGCACGAGTTAAGACAATTGCCGAATGTGCACACGAGATTGGAAGAAAGCCTGTACTTCTTGGAAGATCGATGGAGAAGTATTCTTCAACAGCAGAACAGCTAAAACAGGTCAGTTTCCCAGAGACATTGTCAATGTTTGGAAACCGAAAGACTGTAGACAGGACAATCCGCCGTATCATGAAAGAAGGAAAGGATAAATATGTCCCTATTGTAACCGGACATCAGGGAGAACCAGGTGCTATTCTGACACGACTTGCGGCAGGAAACACTCCATATCGCCTTGACAAGGGTGACAAAGTGATGTACAGTGCAAACATTATTCCAAATCCAATGAACTTCGGGCAGAGGTATCATCAGGAAACACTTCTCAGGATGAAGGGTGCACGCATATTTGAAGGTCTTCATGTAAGTGGTCATGCCCAAAGAGAAGATCACTACGAGATACTAAATCTGTTAAATCCACAGCATATCATTCCCTCACACGGAGATGTTGATATGACAGGTGAATACATGAAGCTTGCAGTAGAATGTGGATATACTCTTGGAAATGATGTACATATCCTAAGAAACGGAATGAGACTTTGCGTAACAAAATAA
- a CDS encoding polyprenyl synthetase family protein: MKLEEYLEKTAEDVDLELDRLFGAAPGELSKASAHLLIAGGKRLRPAVTILAADLVNKGCSREIFPAALALEVTHTFTLVHDDIMDDDSNRRGVPTVHCKWDTPTAILAGDVLYAEAFELITRSIADNLAKVLSVEILARTCVEICQGQHEDMSFEKRNDVLDYEYIDMVGKKTGKLYAAAAAIGGTLAGGNVKQTQALHDWGYFSGIAFQIQDDLIDLITPSEKSGKDQASDLSEGKQTLVAIKAREAGVDLSKFRKQNLSSEEIKEAIDMLEKAGIIDEVRKTAEDYVNRAKEMLSIFPDCDEKRLLTEITDYFITRGF, translated from the coding sequence ATGAAACTTGAAGAATATCTTGAAAAAACAGCAGAGGATGTTGATCTTGAGCTTGACAGGCTCTTTGGTGCGGCTCCCGGAGAACTAAGTAAGGCAAGTGCCCATCTGCTCATTGCCGGGGGAAAAAGGTTACGACCAGCTGTTACAATTCTTGCGGCAGATCTTGTTAATAAAGGCTGTTCACGTGAGATTTTCCCTGCGGCTCTCGCACTTGAGGTTACACACACTTTTACCCTTGTTCATGATGATATCATGGACGATGACTCAAACCGCCGCGGCGTCCCGACAGTTCACTGTAAATGGGATACACCTACCGCAATTCTTGCAGGTGATGTATTGTATGCAGAGGCGTTTGAGCTTATTACACGATCTATTGCAGATAATCTTGCAAAAGTACTTAGTGTGGAAATTCTGGCAAGAACCTGTGTTGAAATCTGCCAGGGACAGCATGAGGATATGTCTTTTGAGAAGAGGAATGATGTCTTAGACTACGAATACATCGACATGGTAGGAAAAAAGACAGGAAAACTCTATGCAGCCGCGGCCGCAATTGGTGGAACACTTGCAGGCGGAAATGTGAAGCAAACTCAGGCGCTTCATGACTGGGGATATTTCAGTGGAATTGCATTCCAGATTCAGGATGATTTAATTGACCTTATAACACCCTCCGAGAAGAGCGGAAAAGATCAGGCATCTGATCTCTCAGAAGGCAAGCAGACTCTTGTTGCAATTAAGGCAAGAGAAGCAGGTGTTGATTTGTCAAAGTTCAGAAAACAAAATCTCTCATCAGAAGAAATAAAAGAAGCAATTGATATGCTCGAAAAGGCCGGCATAATTGATGAAGTCAGAAAAACAGCAGAGGATTATGTAAACCGTGCAAAAGAGATGCTTTCGATATTCCCTGACTGCGATGAGAAACGACTTCTCACAGAAATCACAGATTATTTTATTACCAGAGGCTTTTAA
- a CDS encoding glutamate--tRNA ligase, translated as MIHALHNAVTHNSVPKAGTVLGMLMGKHPEFRPQAKEMSAILNEVLIEVEALSPEERAEKLFELAPEMLSEKKEKKEKIRGLRALKNVDEKGVVMRFAPNPSGPLHLGHARAAYLNDYYIRQYGGRYVLRIEDTDPRRVEPENYELLLDDIKWLGINITETVYQSDRFDIYYEYGRKLIEIGGAYICTCDSEVFRDLKNSKKTCPCRDQSVEENLQLWEKMLNGDFPEGTVTVRVKTEIDHPDPAMRDFSIFRVVDHPHPKIDAKVYPMMNLSVVIDDHLLGITHVIRGKDHIANTRRQRYIYDYFGWNPPEYHHYGRMSIGDVVLSTTAIKEGIKSGAYTGWDDIHLGTLKAIARRGILPEAVRNSMIDIGVGQTDIKFSWENLFAENKAIVDPVSNRYFFVENPVKCRVAGAPDMTAKALLNPNDESKGARELVFKQELFVSESDLKGCSMVRFKDLFNAEVSYDGSEYSLKYAGGLLEDARKNKAPIIQWLPAKDNLRCTLLSPEGNCEGLCERGVLLEENNVVQFERVGFARIDSVKGENVTAYFAHH; from the coding sequence TTGATTCATGCCCTTCATAATGCTGTAACACATAACAGCGTTCCAAAGGCAGGCACTGTTCTTGGGATGCTCATGGGAAAGCATCCTGAGTTTCGGCCACAGGCCAAAGAGATGTCTGCAATTCTAAATGAAGTCTTAATAGAAGTTGAAGCACTATCGCCGGAGGAGAGGGCAGAAAAGCTCTTCGAACTTGCACCTGAAATGCTTTCTGAAAAGAAAGAAAAAAAGGAGAAGATAAGAGGACTTCGTGCACTTAAAAACGTTGATGAGAAGGGCGTTGTAATGCGTTTTGCACCAAACCCAAGCGGCCCGCTTCATCTCGGGCATGCACGTGCGGCTTATCTGAATGACTATTACATAAGGCAGTATGGCGGACGATATGTCTTAAGAATTGAGGATACCGACCCAAGACGTGTTGAACCGGAAAATTATGAACTTCTGCTGGATGACATCAAATGGCTTGGAATAAACATAACAGAGACTGTATATCAAAGCGATAGATTTGATATCTATTATGAATATGGCAGAAAACTTATAGAAATCGGGGGAGCTTATATCTGCACCTGCGATTCTGAAGTTTTCAGGGATCTAAAAAACAGCAAAAAAACATGTCCGTGCCGTGACCAGAGTGTTGAAGAAAACTTACAGCTTTGGGAGAAAATGCTCAACGGAGATTTTCCTGAAGGAACAGTCACAGTGCGTGTGAAAACCGAAATAGATCATCCCGACCCTGCTATGCGTGATTTTTCAATATTTCGGGTTGTTGACCATCCGCATCCTAAAATTGATGCCAAAGTCTATCCTATGATGAATCTTTCAGTTGTAATTGACGATCATCTTTTAGGAATCACCCATGTAATACGCGGAAAAGACCATATTGCAAATACAAGACGCCAGAGGTATATCTATGATTACTTCGGATGGAATCCGCCTGAGTATCATCATTACGGCAGAATGTCTATCGGAGATGTTGTTTTATCGACAACTGCCATAAAAGAGGGCATAAAGTCCGGGGCATATACCGGATGGGATGATATTCATCTTGGGACATTAAAGGCAATTGCAAGAAGAGGAATACTGCCTGAGGCTGTCAGAAACTCAATGATTGACATTGGTGTCGGACAGACTGACATTAAATTTTCGTGGGAAAACCTGTTTGCCGAGAATAAAGCTATTGTCGATCCTGTGTCAAACCGTTATTTCTTTGTTGAGAATCCTGTAAAATGCAGGGTTGCCGGCGCCCCTGATATGACTGCAAAAGCGCTTTTAAATCCGAACGACGAATCAAAAGGCGCAAGAGAACTTGTATTTAAACAGGAACTTTTTGTCTCGGAAAGTGATCTTAAAGGATGCTCCATGGTAAGATTTAAGGATTTATTCAACGCTGAAGTATCCTATGACGGCAGTGAATATTCACTGAAATATGCAGGAGGTCTTTTGGAGGATGCAAGAAAGAATAAAGCACCGATTATCCAGTGGCTTCCGGCAAAAGATAATTTAAGATGCACCCTTCTCTCGCCGGAGGGCAACTGTGAGGGGCTCTGTGAAAGGGGAGTTCTCCTTGAAGAGAACAACGTCGTTCAGTTTGAAAGAGTCGGCTTTGCAAGAATTGACTCGGTTAAAGGCGAAAATGTGACAGCTTATTTTGCCCATCACTAA